The Microbulbifer sp. YPW1 genome contains a region encoding:
- a CDS encoding response regulator yields the protein MIKVLVVDDHDLVRMGISRMLGDVDDVQVVGEAKSGEEAIAFVREAEVDVILMDVRMPGMGGLEATRKLISRFPHAKVIAVSALDDDLFPSRLIQAGAKGYVTKGADLEEMVRAIHSVVAGETYISSSMATKLALRSVSGGSSPFEDLSERELQTAVMIVNGNKVSEIAETLSVSPKTVNTYRYRIFEKLGLHSDVELTLLAVKHNVLDPEEAV from the coding sequence TGGTGCGCATGGGAATATCGCGCATGCTGGGTGACGTCGACGATGTTCAGGTGGTAGGTGAAGCCAAAAGCGGCGAAGAAGCTATCGCTTTTGTGCGGGAAGCTGAGGTCGATGTCATTCTCATGGATGTGAGAATGCCCGGCATGGGAGGCCTTGAGGCTACCCGCAAGCTCATCTCTCGATTCCCTCACGCCAAGGTTATTGCTGTCAGTGCGCTGGACGATGACCTTTTTCCCAGCCGCCTGATTCAGGCCGGAGCCAAGGGCTACGTGACCAAGGGGGCTGACCTGGAAGAAATGGTGCGCGCGATTCATTCAGTGGTCGCTGGTGAGACGTATATCAGCAGTTCCATGGCCACCAAGCTTGCATTGCGCAGTGTCAGTGGTGGCTCGTCGCCGTTTGAGGACCTGTCTGAAAGAGAGCTCCAGACAGCGGTGATGATAGTCAACGGCAACAAGGTGTCGGAAATTGCCGAGACCCTATCCGTCAGCCCGAAAACCGTGAATACTTATCGCTACCGGATTTTCGAGAAGCTGGGACTGCATTCCGATGTGGAGCTGACATTGCTGGCAGTGAAGCATAATGTGCTGGATCCGGAAGAGGCAGTGTAG